One Oncorhynchus masou masou isolate Uvic2021 chromosome 18, UVic_Omas_1.1, whole genome shotgun sequence DNA window includes the following coding sequences:
- the LOC135559317 gene encoding uncharacterized protein LOC135559317, which produces MREGTAGGKARRHSQGEGEKARQGGRQGGTAREKARRHGKGEGKEAQPGKRREGTAGGKARRHSQGEGGGTARRHGTGGRQGGTAQPGGEGAREGTARGKARRHSQGEGEKARRPGKGTAQPGRQGGTAREKARRHGKGEGKEAQPGRRREGTAGGKARRHSKGGRQGGTAREKAKRHSQGDGEKARPWGRREGKAGG; this is translated from the coding sequence ATGCGAGAAGGCACGGCAGGGGGGAAGGCAAGGAGGCACAGCCAGGGAGAAGGCGAGAAGGCACGGCAGGGGGGAAGGCAAGGAGGCACAGCCAGGGAGAAGGCGAGAAGGCACGGCAAGGGGGAAGGCAAGGAGGCACAGCCAGGGAAAAGGCGAGAAGGCACGGCAGGGGGGAAGGCAAGGAGGCACAGCCAGGGAGAAGGCGGAGGCACAGCCAGAAGGCACGGCACGGGGGGAAGGCAAGGAGGCACAGCACAGCCAGGGGGAGAAGGCGCCAGGGAAGGCACGGCAAGGGGGAAGGCAAGGAGGCACAGCCAGGGAGAAGGCGAGAAGGCACGGAGGCCGGGGAAAGGCACAGCACAGCCAGGAAGGCAAGGAGGCACAGCCAGGGAGAAGGCGAGAAGGCACGGCAAGGGGGAAGGCAAGGAGGCACAGCCAGGGAGAAGGCGAGAAGGCACGGCAGGGGGGAAGGCAAGGAGGCACAGCAAGGGGGGAAGGCAAGGAGGCACAGCCAGGGAGAAGGCAAAGAGGCACAGCCAGGGGGACGGCGAGAAGGCACGGCCGTGGGGAAGGCGAGAAGGCAAGGCAGGGGGGTAG